A single window of Plasmodium reichenowi strain SY57 chromosome 14, whole genome shotgun sequence DNA harbors:
- a CDS encoding protein archease, putative has protein sequence MSNPFSKKEIISLPQRNRRKVNKSYISEDENEEEENKHIFNGDNNTSDHMDDHINDYVDDHINDYVDDHINDYVDGHINDYVDDHINDYVDDHISKDIYNKFSNKTYEYKYLDHTADIILHSSGKNLRECFESICICMFDYMCNLNSVELKKRRKITASGANIEDLLFNFLTEFHFLYGSEYFICKHIEIVYFNMNLFLIEAYGYGDIFNISIHESGTEIKAVTKHELKIISNKDACEIFVLVDI, from the coding sequence atgagTAATCctttttcaaaaaaagaaataatatcCCTGCCACAAAGAAATCGAAGAAAGGTTAATAAAAGTTATATAAGCGAAGATGAAAATGAAGAGGAGGAgaataaacatatttttaatggGGATAATAATACAAGTGACCATATGGATGACCATATAAATGATTATGTGGATGACCATATAAATGATTATGTGGATGACCATATAAATGATTATGTGGATGGACATATAAATGATTATGTGGATGatcatataaatgattATGTAGATGATCATATAAgtaaagatatatataacaaattttcaaataaaacttatgaatataaatatcttGATCATACAGCagatataatattacatagTTCTGGAAAAAATTTAAGAGAATGTTTCGAATCCATCTGTATATGTATGTTTGATTATATGTGTAATTTAAATAGCGTTGAATTGAAAAAGAGAAGAAAAATTACAGCATCAGGGGCAAATATAGAAGATttactttttaattttttaacggaatttcattttttatatggaagcgaatattttatttgtaagCATATAGAAATAgtttattttaatatgaaCCTATTTTTAATTGAAGCTTATGGTTATGGtgatatttttaatatatccaTACATGAAAGTGGTACGGAAATAAAAGCTGTAACTAAGCACGAgttaaaaattatttcaaATAAGGATGCTTGTgaaatatttgttttagtagatatataa
- a CDS encoding transcription factor with AP2 domain(s), putative produces the protein MTQYFENFDEFLKEIDLENYASFVKENVSNEAKKYDENICAQDLRNLAKCLPRVSGVWYDLHKNSWEARWTDRGKSARKYYSVQKFGFHEARKLAIKTIQTKEINYLCNSINENYDRPLKWNLTSDFLEITRDPTINLKKKSRSKNCRIKAKKGTEKNTLLIKSTSNNNNNNMNGKCSDNENKNEKKNENENENENENENDIGYIYDNINSKKTKYERKCIHTTNSKKKNTNDILKIKYYEDFQNENISQENDEKKRSIGKKTCDNFSLKSIENIKYSYEENFEENNNREENLNLFTSIETEKNGTNGSSYIFISDSGSYSNKKENDKSDYPHHIDIDNRSNRKNNKSERLNEKYLNENNYSDEWNYMNDTHLNNIFNIKRMDNGNNVNEYKKDDDSNGSEDKLIQNIINKCDDNNDEDDVDDDASGDGNHNHNRNNKRNGDNEDDDDDDDDDDVCIIKNVKDSHKNEQLYYNKKYNQGTKEFPYEEISNYMFNQQNVFSKEDFYNKQINLLKYYMKKDNDEIHENKMGTCNEFNSMRNFQMAQNWSSNEAHNCVLNDFTCNSHMHNEHMSDGYMNNDNMNNEYMYNSCEKKSSINNEYIRSYCKENNCKKDFYGKNSYRNSFCMNNKCMNDICLGGNCENKFCMNKCCMNKCCMNRCCMNKYCMNKYCMNKYCTNKYCTNKYCMDKYCVDKYCMDKYCVDKYCVDKYCMDKYCVDKYCMDKYCVDKYCVDKYCVDKYCIHNTCMDYRCMNNVCMHNNCILHNYVRNNCSCIKNTMNNMNDMNDSSYQIFDENKMLSFYEDLKNIGLNKLNANNSFLLNDAICKVSDSSNSNNYYNNNNFCTSYKNDSYSFSNIFNIIQKNTDDFLRKKKERNMFTEHNACNNILRLLTSQINRKDYSPNGEMEDRHEEHKTGEAKEDMEDSKCKEVTGRYYKYNELEGEEEEEDGKSKQSEDKEEEKNKKEHKEKKNNICDESEYGQEDYNCGKLEREEKKGEDKIDESKYEEYKYEKLERRREYKDEKEKSNEENKSNEENIVNEENTSNEKNILNEKNILNEKNILNEKNILNEKNILNEENTLNEENTSNEENKSNEENKSNEENKSNEENTSNEENKSIEKNVSNEESDEHNPIKQPFIIHNSLDSLNSPDNLLIYKNAIVLLLNDIKLKCLPQLGKQFSDVGRIIDNYLIYVNSVLNENFLCTFVNLFDMCVTNNTLPSQMDTKIQHIFCNALIAFHVVFLNLLHNNNNHLLDN, from the coding sequence atgacacagtattttgaaaattttGATGAATTTCTTAAAGAAATAGATCTGGAAAATTATGCTTCGTTtgtaaaagaaaatgttTCAAATGAGGCcaaaaaatatgatgagAATATTTGTGCTCAGGATTTGAGAAATTTAGCCAAGTGTTTACCGAGGGTGTCGGGTGTTTGGTATGATTTGCATAAAAATAGTTGGGAAGCTAGATGGACTGATAGAGGGAAATCAGCAAGAAAATATTACTCTGTTCAGAAATTTGGATTTCATGAAGCAAGGAAGTTAGCCATAAAAACGATTCAGACAAAAgaaattaattatttatgtaatagCATAAATGAGAATTATGATAGACCATTAAAATGGAATTTAACTAGTGATTTTTTAGAAATTACTCGCGATCCAACCATTAacttgaaaaaaaaatctaGATCTAAAAATTGTCGAATCAAAGCAAAAAAGGGTACAGAAAAAAACACGCTCTTAATAAAATCAActagtaataataataataataatatgaatggTAAATGTAgtgataatgaaaataaaaacgaaaagaaaaatgaaaatgaaaacgAAAATGAAAACGAAAATGAAAACGATATtggatatatttatgataatattaatagtaaGAAAACGAAATATGAAAGAAAATGTATCCATACAACAaatagtaaaaaaaaaaacacaaaTGATATTCTTAAAATAAAGTACTATGAGGATTTTCAAAACGAAAATATATCTCAggaaaatgatgaaaagaaaagaagTATTGGAAAAAAGACTTGTGATAATTTTTCTCTTAAAAGCATAGAAAACATTAAATATTCGTACGAAGAAAAttttgaagaaaataataataggGAAGAAAATTTGAATTTGTTTACTTCAATAGAAActgaaaaaaatggaaCAAATGGAAGCAgctatatttttataagtGATTCCGGATCatatagtaataaaaaagagaaTGACAAATCAGACTATCCTCATCACATAGATATAGATAATCGGAGTAATAGAAAGAACAATAAAAGTGAAAGATTAAATGAGAAATATctaaatgaaaataattatagtGATGAATGGAATTATATGAACGATActcatttaaataatatttttaatattaaaagaatgGATAACGGAAATAACgtaaatgaatataaaaaagatgatGATAGCAATGGTTCTGAAGATAAattaatacaaaatataataaacaaatgtgatgataataatgatgaagatgatgTTGACGATGATGCTAGTGGTGATGGTAATCATAATCATAATCGTAATAATAAACGTAACGGTGATAATGAAGAcgatgatgatgatgatgatgatgatgatgtgtgtattattaaaaacGTCAAAGATTCTCACAAGAATGaacaattatattataataaaaaatataatcaaGGCACCAAGGAATTCCCATATGAAGAAATTTCCAATTATATGTTCAATCAACAAAATGTCTTTTCTAAAGAagatttttataataaacaaataaatcttttaaaatattacatgAAAAAAGATAACGATGAGATtcatgaaaataaaatgggGACATGTAACGAATTTAATTCGATGAGGAATTTTCAAATGGCACAGAATTGGAGCTCAAATGAAGCCCACAACTGTGTGCTTAATGATTTTACATGTAATTCACATATGCATAACGAACATATGAGTGATGGTTATATGAATAAcgataatatgaacaatgaatatatgtataatagCTGTGAGAAGAAAAGtagtataaataatgaatatataagaaGTTACTGTAAAGAGAATAATTGTAAGAAAGATTTCTATGGGAAGAATAGTTATAGAAATAGTTTTTGTATGAACAATAAATGTATGAACGACATATGTCTGGGGGGAAATTGTGAGAATAAATTTTGTATGAACAAATGTTGTATGAACAAATGTTGTATGAATAGATGTTgtatgaataaatattgtatgaataaatattgtatgaataaatattgtaCGAATAAATATTGTACGAATAAATATTGTATGGATAAATATTGTGTGGATAAATATTGTATGGATAAATATTGTGTGGATAAATATTGTGTGGATAAATATTGTATGGATAAATATTGTGTGGATAAATATTGTATGGATAAATATTGTGTGGATAAATATTGTGTGGATAAATATTGTGTGGATAAATATTGTATTCACAATACTTGTATGGACTATCGTTGTATGAATAATGTTTGTATGCACAATAATTGCATACTTCATAATTATGTTAGAAATAATTGTAGTTGTATAAAAAACActatgaataatatgaatgatatGAATGATTCATCATATCAGATATTCGATGAGAACAAGATGCTTTCTTTTTATGAAGACTTGAAAAATATTGGCCTTAACAAATTAAATGCTAATAATTCTTTCCTATTAAATGATGCTATTTGTAAGGTATCTGATAGtagtaatagtaataactattataacaataacaatttttgtacatcttataaaaatgattcTTATAGTTTTAgtaatattttcaatattattcaaaaaaacACTGACGATTTtttaaggaaaaaaaaagaaaggaACATGTTCACGGAACATAATGCTTGTAACAATATTTTGCGTCTGTTGACTAGTCAGATAAATAGAAAAGATTATTCTCCAAACGGAGAAATGGAAGATAGACATGAAGAACATAAAACCGGAGAAGCAAAAGAAGATATGGAAGATAGTAAATGTAAAGAAGTTACAGGAAggtattataaatataatgaattaGAAGGAGAAGAAGAGGAGGAAGATGGAAAGAGTAAACAATCTGAAGATAAAGaagaggaaaaaaataaaaaagaacataaagaaaagaaaaataatatatgtgaCGAATCAGAATATGGACAAGAAGATTATAACTGTGGCAAATTGGAAAGGGAAGAAAAAAAGGGAGAGGACAAAATTGATGAATCAAAATATGAAGagtataaatatgaaaaattagAAAGAAGAAGGGAATATaaagatgaaaaagaaaaatcaaatgaagaaaataaatcaaatgaagaaaatatagTAAATGAAGAGAACACatcaaatgaaaaaaatatattaaatgaaaaaaatatattaaatgaaaaaaatatattaaatgaaaaaaatatattaaatgaaaaaaatatattaaatgaagaGAACACATTAAATGAAGAGAACACATCAAATGAAGAGAACAAATCAAATGAAGAGAACAAATCAAATGAAGAGAACAAATCAAATGAAGAGAATACATCAAATGAAGAGAACAAATCAATTGAAAAGAATGTATCAAATGAAGAATCAGATGAGCATAATCCAATAAAACAACCTTTCATAATACATAATTCACTAGATTCTTTAAATTCACCAGACAATTTGCTTATTTACAAGAATGCAATTGTTTTACTTTTAAATGacataaaattaaaatgcTTACCACAATTAGGTAAACAATTTTCAGATGTAGGGAGAATAAttgataattatttaatttatgtGAATTCTGTTCTTAATGAAAACTTTTTATGCACATTTGTAAATTTATTTGACATGTGTGTAACAAACAATACTTTGCCTAGCCAAATGGACACAAAGATAcaacatattttttgtaatgCCTTAATAGCTTTCCATGTTGTATTTCTGAACCTTTTGcataacaataataatcatCTCCTTgataattaa
- a CDS encoding hypothetical protein (conserved Plasmodium protein, unknown function), translating into MALKNCKSSSINNNNNKSISEFLKGPQIKECSNTRNKRKKRKCQEKLPDFSCLKKLIYEQKRKENLGNLFSFNDPSIKERIDKFNKIIEKNRQEDSNLGYNEDDEIAGNFCETSKFGYTFIDKIKNNKNKGDDIEDLIQHDEEEEIEEDLDINETDTRNKDLSTYNNHDDNNNYNMENYNDNINDANNNMKNNNNIFNNIHNNMHNNNQNNNHNNYHNNYHNNKIVNNSDIKNKDILLDNLKLRFDEFKIDTLTIPQKPINIIDENGKEKKKLFIFNINNNTTKGKNEKKRIEIIYDDKENDTEESSIEHQTNYLYADKEEQNIKDDHKCDHKCDHKCDHKDDHKCDHKCDHKCDHKDDKRDYKKGYLQDESKNNKINDSSIVGSISHTNNNYNIYPSNKKNSSIYESNKLSNYISNNNFNYLSHERIRNTTYEKIYPCTNEKDNIIPHVNTYCIGNSYHSNNKIRVERKENILELVNKIKDQKESYLYFAVKDNTLLLNENNDYFSIMMHYLCERTNDWNIQMLYYLIMKPANMDLLLYLILTYYKFPFLDIIEQYQNISINNIIQSAYEEISLYDYYYYVFHILEISHEQYYMSLELFNGMKFLLDKYNFFLSRMHKNSIFSKNKFVLGLGDIQNVKHIFLNDSISNRIYQKKEKLESKDHIDNEDIVDGEESTTDDAAERIKEKRRTKKKKKKKEIKDKNICQERPCVMRATSMEHIQDGCIGKYKHDDNNKCDDDNNNNNKCDGDNNNNNKCDDNTKNDGEHDNNNNNNNNNNFNTLKRKNGTLQYILNTKLDFINYQQKNFFNETHWNEMENYYHLNNLDKLVYFTKDLYYKFTKKNIYHKLNEITCEQKHFDKIQIIEHCKKKIPKYDKDVKFMNFLGVYSHSFIWQVYCLELEQFCVLKFKRINLGFLYMHDHKQIENKNKKKTHHKNDDNNRQEGHNGIVKSKKIYLEHMSSKVPYEKRHGINTIPKYYMNTNEGEQQVNQNYNEDDGDGDGDGDDNDNDGDDNNNDGDDNNNDGDDNNNDDNNNNNDNNNDNNNNNNNNNNNNHLHIDYDNNIQNNNNFYNDDIQPLKENCDYIMKGKHIIEMLYHQMDEKKKNEMNKKKRKGYILNLRHIENHITIALKTFNFLVKEYKIENIFFPISVEIRKKIIEKSKYINGTPLNEFIYSEFLSGIDLKLRVFKLKCIMLKIMKILITFLKFDILIILKCSRIFLKEDNLIINVGIPLGLLPNRTVLFLLNNIEQTIATKSYSKTIFHYIPPEIKNKLKIVDCEQYIMDYTNNKQTVQENMDPLDYDTEKNCFYFDDKLKLQKAYSYMIGKIFEETLIDTFTGDKLDYLNFDQTIKSFLYSCLQEDVEKRDPLQNLLNHKCFHDCFDLYINIYDDNINSYKNDKEKAVRLSDLNYINNYDYNIFSVPSDHSSTSSSFSTDREITTSSRYSTSSS; encoded by the coding sequence ATGGCTTTAAAAAACTGCAAGAGCAGTAGCattaacaataataataataagagTATATCGGAATTTTTGAAGGGGCCGCAGATAAAAGAATGTTCAAATAcaagaaataaaagaaagaaaCGTAAATGTCAAGAAAAGCTTCCTGATTTTTcatgtttaaaaaaattgatatATGAACAGAAGAGAAAAGAAAACTTGGgtaatttattttcttttaatgATCCAAGTATAAAAGAGAGAATAgataaatttaataaaataatcGAAAAAAACAGACAAGAAGATTCAAATTTAGGTTATaatgaagatgatgaaATAGCTGGAAACTTTTGTGAGACATCCAAATTTGGATATACATTtattgataaaataaagaataataaaaataaaggtGATGATATTGAAGATTTAATACAACatgatgaagaagaagaaatagAGGAAGATCttgatataaatgaaaCGGATACACGAAATAAAGATTTAagtacatataataatcatgatgataataataattataatatggaaaattataatgataatataaatgatgctaataataatatgaaaaataataataacatatttaataatatacataataatatgcataataataatcaaaataataatcacAATAATTATCACAATAATTATCACAATAATAAGATTGTGAACAATTCtgatattaaaaataaagatattttattagataatttaaaattaagaTTTGATGAATTTAAAATAGACACTTTAACCATTCCACAAAAAcctattaatattattgatgaaaatggaaaagagaaaaaaaaactttttatctttaatataaataataacacAACAAAAGGGaagaatgaaaaaaaaagaatagaaattatatatgatgataaagaaaatgatacGGAAGAGTCTTCTATCGAACATCAAACTAATTATTTGTATGCTGATAAAgaagaacaaaatataaaagatgatCATAAATGTGATCATAAATGTGATCATAAATGTGATCATAAAGATGATCATAAATGTGATCATAAATGTGATCATAAATGTGATCATAAAGATGATAAAAGagattataaaaaaggtTATTTACAGGATgaaagtaaaaataataaaattaatgatTCATCAATTGTTGGATCGATTTCtcatacaaataataattataatatatatccatcaaataaaaagaattcTTCTATTTATGAATCCAACAAATTATCAAATTACatatcaaataataattttaattatcTATCACATGAAAGAATAAGAAACACAACATATGAGAAGATATATCCCTGtacaaatgaaaaagataatataataccACATGTCAACACATATTGTATTGGAAACTCTTATcatagtaataataaaataagagTTGAAAGGAAAGAGAATATTTTGGAATTagtaaataaaattaaagatCAGAAAGAATCTTACTTATATTTTGCTGTTAAGGataatacattattattaaatgagAATAATGATTACTTTAGTATTATGATGCATTATTTATGTGAAAGAACAAATGATTGGAATATTcaaatgttatattatttaattatgaAACCAGCTAATATggatttattattatatttaattttaacCTATTATAAATTTCCTTTTCTTGATATTATAGAACaatatcaaaatatatctattaataatattattcaaagtgcatatgaagaaatatctttatatgattattattattacgTATTCCATATATTAGAAATATCACATgaacaatattatatgtcCTTAGAACTATTTAATGGAatgaaatttttattagataaatataacttTTTTCTAAGTAGGATGCATAAAAATTCCATTTTTTCAAAGAATAAATTTGTCTTGGGTCTAGGAGATATACAAAACGTAAaacacatttttttaaatgataGTATAAGTAATAGGATATACCAGAAAAAAGAGAAACTAGAATCGAAGGATCACATTGATAATGAAGACATAGTAGACGGTGAAGAAAGTACTACAGATGATGCTGCAGAGAGgattaaagaaaaaagacgaacaaaaaaaaaaaaaaaaaaaaaggaaataaaagacaaaaatatatgtcAGGAAAGGCCATGTGTCATGAGGGCTACAAGTATGGAACATATTCAAGATGGGTGCATAGGCAAGTATAAAcatgatgataataacaaatgtgacgatgataataataataataacaaatgtgatggtgataataataataataacaaatgtgatgataatacaaaaaatgaTGGAGAGCatgataacaataataataataataataataataacttTAATACGctgaaaagaaaaaatggaacgctacaatatattttaaacaCCAAACTTGATTTCATTAATTATCAACagaaaaatttttttaatgaaaCGCACTGGAATGAAATggaaaattattatcaccTGAATAATTTAGATAAGTTAGTCTATTTTACAAAagatttatattataaatttaccaaaaaaaatatatatcataaacTAAACGAAATAACATGTGAACAGAAACATTTTGATAAGATACAAATTATTGAACattgtaaaaaaaagattCCTAAGTATGATAAAGATGTAAAATTTATGAACTTCTTAGGTGTGTATTCTCACTCTTTCATATGGCAGGTCTATTGTTTAGAACTAGAACAATTTTGtgttttaaaatttaaacGAATAAATTTAGGTTTCTTATATATGCACGACCATAAGCAGATtgaaaataagaataaaaagaaaactCACCATAAgaatgatgataataataggCAAGAAGGTCATAATGGAATTGTGAAGagtaaaaaaatatatcttgAGCATATGTCATCAAAGGTACCTTATGAAAAGCGCCATGGGATAAATACCATCCCGAAGTATTATATGAACACAAATGAGGGAGAACAACAAGTGAACcaaaattataatgaagatGATGGTGATGGTGATGGTGATggtgatgataatgataatgatggtgatgataataataatgatggtgatgataataataatgatggtgatgataataataatgatgataataataataataatgataataataatgataataataataataataataataataataataataatcatctTCACATtgattatgataataatattcaaaataataacaatttttataatgatgatatacAACCACTAAAGGAAAATTGTGATTATATCATGAAAGGAAAACATATCATAGAAATGTTATATCACCAAAtggatgaaaaaaaaaaaaatgaaatgaataagaaaaaaaggaaaggatatattttaaatttaagACATATTGAAAATCATATAACGATAGCATTAAAAACATTTAATTTTCTTgtaaaagaatataaaatagaaaatatatttttcccTATATCAGTAGAAATaagaaagaaaattattgaaaaaagtaaatatataaatggtACTCCATTAaatgaatttatatatagtgAGTTTTTATCTGGTATTGATTTAAAATTACGagtttttaaattaaaatgtattatgttaaaaataatgaaaatattaataacttttttaaagtttgatatattaattatacTTAAATGTTcaagaatatttttaaaagaagataatttaattataaatgtaGGTATTCCATTAGGTTTATTACCTAATCGTACCGTTCTTTtcttattaaataatattgaacAAACCATTGCTACAAAATCATATAGTAAAAcaatatttcattatattccaccagaaattaaaaataaattaaaaatagtAGATTGCGAACAGTATATTATGGATTAtactaataataaacaaacaGTACAAGAAAATATGGATCCTTTAGATTATGATacagaaaaaaattgtttttattttgatgataaattaaaattacaaaaagcatattcttatatgattggaaaaatatttgaagAAACATTAATTGATACATTTACTGGTGATAAATTagattatttaaatttcGATCAAACAATTaaatcttttttatattcatgtCTTCAAGAGGATGTAGAAAAAAGAGATCCTTTACAAAACTTATTAAATCATAAATGTTTTCATGACTGttttgatttatatattaatatctatgatgataatattaattcgtataaaaatgataagGAAAAGGCTGTACGATTAAGTGAtcttaattatattaataattatgattacaatatttttagTGTACCTTCAGACCATTCCTCAACTTCATCATCTTTTTCAACAGACAGGGAAATTACAACTTCCAGTAGGTATTCCACATCCAGTTCgtga
- a CDS encoding apicoplast ribosomal protein L15 precursor, putative: MNYFLFFLFCSWILIKGYIINKNEVKYFNPLSNKNRIKEKYKHTYIPAQYKNKLYIFKEEEVEEKYNTIDTINSLLGKIKRQFNINFDLENERKKIEEEKKKKKQMERDNKSEHEKNELKNFFGTMLDGSFKIGRANTMFKELKEEKKLVDLKYKRLISKKLKLRREQLKKIEEEINNGTYKSPYNEEQREFLQNVIKEMEQAIEPINKEIEQIEKNRFLVFDEKNDLLVKLREQIEKKIDEVNMKYQEQAIKLGIKKIMDDYYEKTKTPLVWDLTQMDWPKAIYPLFNNMKLKADIYWESTVVGGNREKNEYFFSPFNLPSLGEKKKRRKGRGVGSKRGGSCGRGMKGQKSRSGGSIPIGFEGGQTPLYRKLPKFVAAPLGPGHRFNRYDYELISLNLINLAYSRSGGKKYLEVDWNVIDKMGLRIGKYKRKHPIKVVGCNLKKFKMKNGYDFEFFAKNVIVKAHAFTVNAAREIIKLGGKCLLLKKNTQDIVYQEYNPDDENLNRIPRRIVFSGKPSKYERKLYWLKKVKLEKEQEMQQGNEK; this comes from the coding sequence atgaattactttcttttttttttattttgttcgTGGATACTTATAAAaggatatattataaataaaaatgaagtaAAGTATTTCAACCCTCTTTCCAATAAAAACCgaataaaagaaaaatataaacacaCTTATATCCCTGCACAATACAAAAACaagttatatatttttaaagaagaagaagtagaagaaaaatataataccATAGATACAATCAATAGCTTGTtaggaaaaataaaaagacaatttaatattaattttgaTTTGGAAAAcgaaagaaaaaaaatagaggaagaaaagaaaaaaaaaaaacaaatggAAAGGGATAATAAAAGTGaacatgaaaaaaatgaattgAAGAATTTTTTTGGAACTATGTTAGATGGAAGTTTCAAAATAGGAAGAGCAAATACTATGtttaaagaattaaaagaagaaaaaaagcTCGTCgatttaaaatataaaagattaATAAGtaagaaattaaaattaagaAGAGAACaacttaaaaaaatagaagaagaaataaacAATGGGACATATAAATCTCCATATAATGAAGAACAAAGAGAATTCTTACAAAATGTTATTAAAGAAATGGAACAAGCTATTGAAcctataaataaagaaatcgaacaaattgaaaaaaatagatTTTTAGTAtttgatgaaaaaaatgatcTTTTAGTTAAACTAAGAGAacaaatagaaaaaaaaatagatgAGGTTAATATGAAATATCAAGAACAAGCCATCAAATTaggtataaaaaaaattatggatgattattatgaaaaaacaaaaacacCATTAGTATGGGATTTAACACAAATGGATTGGCCTAAAGCTATTTATCCcttatttaataatatgaaacTAAAAGCTGATATATATTGGGAATCTACTGTTGTTGGAGGAAACCGAGagaaaaatgaatatttcttttcaCCGTTCAATTTACCTTCACTtggagaaaaaaaaaaaagaagaaaaggAAGAGGTGTAGGAAGTAAAAGAGGTGGATCGTGTGGAAGAGGTATGAAAGGACAAAAAAGTAGAAGTGGTGGTTCCATACCTATAGGATTTGAAGGAGGACAAACTCCattatatagaaaattaCCAAAATTTGTTGCAGCACCTCTTGGACCTGGTCATCGATTTAATAGATATGATTATGAATTAATTtcattaaatttaattaacTTAGCTTATAGTAGAAGTggaggaaaaaaatatctcGAAGTAGATTGGAATGTTATAGACAAAATGGGATTAAGAATTgggaaatataaaagaaaacatCCAATTAAAGTTGTTGGATGcaatttgaaaaaatttaaaatgaaaaatggTTATGATTTCGAATTTTTTGCAAAAAATGTAATCGTTAAAGCTCATGCATTTACTGTCAATGCAGCTAGAGAAATTATAAAACTTGGGGGGaaatgtttattattaaaaaaaaacacacAAGATATTGTTTATCAGGAATATAACCCTGATGatgaaaatttaaatagAATTCCAAGAAGAATTGTATTCTCTGGAAAGCCCTCAAAATATGAAAGGAAGTTATATTGGTTAAAAAAAGTGAAACTCGAAAAAGAACAGGAAATGCAACAGggaaatgaaaaataa